Sequence from the [Clostridium] scindens genome:
TCAGGAAGCGGAACCAGGCTTGCCTCAGAGAGTATCGAGCGGGCGCTGAATCTGGATACCAGGCCTTTAAAAGTGGCGTTGCAGGCTGAAACCAGCGAGATGGTAAAAAGAGGAGTGGAGCAGGGAATTGGAGTTGCATTCATCAGCAGCCTTGCAGTTAAAGATTCGGTCGCTCAAGGGAAGATATTGAAATTCGAGTTTCCGGAGATAGATACAAACAGGCAGTTATATCTGCTGTACCACAAGGATAGGATGATGACGCTTCCAGTGACGAGCGTTATCAAGATCTTGAGACAGTTCTGCCAGAATATATAGATTGTTTGGACGTAAAAAGACAGATCTCTTAGAGTGCAGATCTGTCTTTTTTGTTTCCTGTATTTTCTGCGATAGCAGGCAATCTGGTGGCCATGCCTCTTTATGCTATCTATTGAGCCCTCCATTTCAGCAGGACCTTTTCTGCCAGGACCATCAATGTGTCAATTAAGAAGCCGATCAGTCCGGCAATTACCATATAGGCAATTACTTTTTCTGTCTGCATCTTTGCCTGGGCTTCCACCATGCAGTAGCCGAATCCGGCACTGGTCGCGATGAACTCCGCTCATATGACGGACATCCAGCCCAGTCCTACGGCAAGCCTGAGTCCGGTCAGTACTCCGGGAAGGGAGCCGGGAAGGACGACATCTTTGATGACGCCGAAAGTATTCGCTCCCATGGACCTTGCAGCATGATAATAATCTTTGCTGATGTCCTGCACTCCGGATATGGTGTTCAGAATGATAGTGAAGATGCCGCTGAATGCAATCAGGAAAATGGTTGGTCCATCTCCGATGCCGAACCATACGATTGCAAGAGGAACCCATGCCATAATCGGAACCTGCCTTAACGAATTCATAAAAGGAGACAAGGCCTTTAGAATCTGGGGGGAGTATCCCATCAGCATCCCCAGAGGGAATCCAATGATGAACGCATAGAGCGATCCCGTTAGTACTCTTCTCATGGTTATTCCAAGATTGCGTAGCACGTACAGATCCGTAAGAGAGAATCCCACCTCCTTGAACACATCTTCCAGATACGGAAACAAGAAAGGCTTATCTACAATGTGTGCAGCGGCAAACCAGATGATACAGATGACTGCCAGACCGATAAGCGCCGCGACATTTCGGTTCTTGCCCCCGAATTTGCGCCATCTGCCCCGGTCGCCGGCATTCGTGGCGGCTCGCATCCGATCTACCTGCTGGTCATGATTTTCTTCCAATATATTTCCTCCTTTCTTCCAAAATCAGTAAGAAAATCATAACAAAATCAATAAGCGGAAAGTAGGATTATTAAGGAATAAAATATTAATATTTGTTAATATTAGGATTTTTAATAAAGAAACAAAAAAAGCAGATCAACAGATATAATGAGGTTGCTTGTACAAATATTTAATTTAGAAAAGGGTGGGAAAATGGAGAAACCATGTATTGAATATATCAGCGCATGTGCATGATGCGAGGTGTTTGGGGACTTGGTTCAAGTTCTGGAGAAGGAATATGAAGGCAAGGTGCATGTAAAGATATACCGTGCAGGAAAAGACTTTGACTATATTCCAAAATATGGGGCGGTTACGAAGAGCATGCTGGTGATCAATGAAAAGAAAGCCGTCACGAAACTTACAAAGCCGGCAGTGCGCGAAGCTTTTAAGGAGGCGCTGAAGTCATGCTAGTGGATTTTGGAAATTTTATACTCAGGATTCTGAATTCTTCATGGAATATGCTGAATAGTTCATCGGGGTGGATGATATTTAGTTTTATCGTTGCAGGAGTGCTGCATGAATTTTTGAAGCCTGAGAAGGTACAGAAAACGGCAATTGGATCATCGAGGGTGAGCGGCGTCTTTTGGACCACGATATCAGGAATGTTTATACCGATCTGCAGCTGTGGTACGATTCCGCTTGGAATCAGCATGTATTATAGCGGCGCGTATCTGGGACCTACGCTTGCATTTATGACGAGCACGCCGATGATCAATCCGATTGCCCTTCTGCTTGCGTTTGGCCTTTTGGGCAAGGAAGTGGCTATCATATATCTGATTACCGGATTTGTAGCGCCGATGATTATCGGAATTGTAGCAAATAGATTTGCCAAAGATGAACTACATATAGGAATGAAAAGGCAGAAAGATGAGGCGGCGATTCAGATCGATACCGATGAGGAGGATGGAGGCGAGCCCATGATACAGCTGGAATTCGAGGAGCCGGGGTTCTGGGAGAAGATAAAATCAGGGCTTCGCTGGTCTTTGACGGAACTCAGCGTGACGATCAGCAAGTATACCGTAACGGGTATGCTGATCGCAGGCGTGCTGTTTAATATCGTGCCGCAGTCTTTTATTCAAGATTATCTGGGGAATCCAGGGTTCGTATCTTTATTTGGGATTACGGTGGTCGCGGCGCTGATGTATGTGTGCGCGGTCGGGCATATTCCGTTTATTGCCGCATTGGTGGCAAGCGGCGCGGCGCCAGGAGTGGCCATCACATTTCTGATGGCTGGAGCCGGGACGAACATTCCGGAACTTCTTACCATAAGCAAGACGATCGGGAAGAGAGCTATGTTTATGTATTTTGGAATGGTGGTGGTTATTTCTAACATTGTCGGCTATATTACAAACAGGCTTCTGATGCCAGGATTTACGCCGGTGCTGAATTATGATCAGACACAGCATACTATATCCTATGCGAATAAAATGATCGTAGTCATGCCAGGCTGGATACAGAATTTATGCAGCGGAATACTTGTATGCTATGCGCTGTATTCTCTTTTCAAAATTATCAAAGGCAAGGCCGGAAAGCAGTGTGTGGCATAAGTCATGAAGATTCAGAGAGCAATCGTTATAATGCTGATCGTCTTTTTGGCAGCCGGGCTTGGAGCAGTATTGTTCCTTCCAAAAGAAAAGCGGTGGAACAAGGAGGCTGAGATAAAGATAGGCGCCGGCGATGATATATCAGGAGTTTTAATGGATGAAACGGTTGAGGCATTAAAGGACTATAAAGTTTCCAGAACGCTTCAGAGTTCTTCTTTTCAGGATTGCTGTAGCAATACGGCGCAGTGGGCAATGAATGCCAAGGAGATTAATGTGGGATTTTACTGTACCCATATTGCCAGGCATACGGTGATGCAGAATCAGGATGTAGAGATATATGGTCCAGTGATTATGAACGGCGAGACTATCGTATATAAGGAACACTGGGAGAATGTAGAGAACCTTGCGGTGACGCAGGGCAGAGAAAAATCCAAGGTGCTGGCTCAGGAAACGTATCCACAGATCCAGGGATTCAATGAGATTACCCAGAAAGGAATCCTGTACGCATTGGAGGATGAGCAGGTAGACGCAGCGATCCTGGACATTACGAAGGCGGCTAAAGTGACGGATTATCAGAATATGCCGCTGTCAGATACGGATTATATATCCTATGTACTGGTGGTAGATAAGGAATTCGAAAAGACAGAGGCATTCCAGGATTTTATCCACAGTTATAACCGGGCGGTATCGCGTTTGAGCAATAGCGGCTATCTGGCCCGGGTGATGGGCGTAAAAGAAGAATGGCTGGAAAATAAGAATATAAAGTTTTTAACATTAGAAGAGACAGGAGTAGATTAGAATGTCAATTTCAGTGCAGGGAATTTCAAAAAGTTTTAAAGGAAGAAGAAAAGGCGAGCCAGAAAATGAAGTATTAAAAGATGTGAACTTTGAAGTGGAAGAAGGGCAGTTCGTATCCTTGCTCGGACCTTCGGGATGCGGGAAGACGACTACGCTTACCATCATTGCGGGGTTCCAGAAGGCGACGGACGGAGTCATAAAGGTCAATGGCGCCAAAGTGGAAAAACCGGGGCCGGACAGGGCGTTTATGTTCCAGAATTATGCCTTGTTTCCATGGCTTAAGGTGGGAGAGAATATTGAATATCCTATGCGGAAGATGAAGATAGCGAAGAGCCAGAGAAAAGAGCGGCTCAAAGAACTGCTGGAAATGGCGCAGCTGACGGAGTATGAGCATTATTATATCCACGAGATA
This genomic interval carries:
- the saoP gene encoding ABC transporter permease subunit SaoP (Most members of this family are selenoproteins with the selenocysteine residue at the channel-gating position.), with protein sequence MRAATNAGDRGRWRKFGGKNRNVAALIGLAVICIIWFAAAHIVDKPFLFPYLEDVFKEVGFSLTDLYVLRNLGITMRRVLTGSLYAFIIGFPLGMLMGYSPQILKALSPFMNSLRQVPIMAWVPLAIVWFGIGDGPTIFLIAFSGIFTIILNTISGVQDISKDYYHAARSMGANTFGVIKDVVLPGSLPGVLTGLRLAVGLGWMSVIUAEFIATSAGFGYCMVEAQAKMQTEKVIAYMVIAGLIGFLIDTLMVLAEKVLLKWRAQ
- the saoT gene encoding thioredoxin-like (seleno)protein SaoT — translated: MEKPCIEYISACAUCEVFGDLVQVLEKEYEGKVHVKIYRAGKDFDYIPKYGAVTKSMLVINEKKAVTKLTKPAVREAFKEALKSC
- the saoE gene encoding efflux transporter SaoE, producing MLVDFGNFILRILNSSWNMLNSSSGWMIFSFIVAGVLHEFLKPEKVQKTAIGSSRVSGVFWTTISGMFIPICSCGTIPLGISMYYSGAYLGPTLAFMTSTPMINPIALLLAFGLLGKEVAIIYLITGFVAPMIIGIVANRFAKDELHIGMKRQKDEAAIQIDTDEEDGGEPMIQLEFEEPGFWEKIKSGLRWSLTELSVTISKYTVTGMLIAGVLFNIVPQSFIQDYLGNPGFVSLFGITVVAALMYVCAVGHIPFIAALVASGAAPGVAITFLMAGAGTNIPELLTISKTIGKRAMFMYFGMVVVISNIVGYITNRLLMPGFTPVLNYDQTQHTISYANKMIVVMPGWIQNLCSGILVCYALYSLFKIIKGKAGKQCVA
- the saoB gene encoding ABC transporter substrate-binding (seleno)protein SaoB, yielding MKIQRAIVIMLIVFLAAGLGAVLFLPKEKRWNKEAEIKIGAGDDISGVLMDETVEALKDYKVSRTLQSSSFQDCCSNTAQWAMNAKEINVGFYCTHIARHTVMQNQDVEIYGPVIMNGETIVYKEHWENVENLAVTQGREKSKVLAQETYPQIQGFNEITQKGILYALEDEQVDAAILDITKAAKVTDYQNMPLSDTDYISYVLVVDKEFEKTEAFQDFIHSYNRAVSRLSNSGYLARVMGVKEEWLENKNIKFLTLEETGVD